Below is a window of Chiloscyllium punctatum isolate Juve2018m chromosome 52, sChiPun1.3, whole genome shotgun sequence DNA.
CCCCCTCATTCCTTTCTCTCAAAATTGGAAAGCAATTATAAAACCGAATGCAGTACGAAAAGTTAAAATACCTTAACAAGAATCACATGCAAACTAAAACAAAcagttcttttaaaaaaaggttccgCCGTCTCGCGGAAGTTGCAGGTGGCTCTTAAAAGAGCCTTTGGGTTGTGGATGTGTGTATGTTTCAGTGCAGTGCGGTCCTTCACTTGGAGCTGGTGTACTTGGTCACCGCCTTTGTACCCTCCGACACGGCGTGCTTGGCCAGctccccgggcagcagcagccgCACGGCGGTCTGGATCTCCCGGGAGCTGATGGTGCTGCGCTTGTTGTAATGGGCCAGGCGGGAAGCCTCCCCCGCGATGCGCTCGAAAATATCGTTGACGAACGAGTTCATGATGCTCATGGCCTTGGAGGAGATGCCGGTGTCGGGGTGAACCTGCTTCATCACTTTGTAGATATAGATGCCATAACTTTCTTTCCTCGTCCTTTTCCTCCTCTTGCCGCCCTTCGCTGGCGCCTTCTTGATGATTTTCTTCCCGCCCTTCTTTGAGGTTTGCTGAGCTTTCTTCTCATCAACCATAGCGCCGCTCACTGTCAGTCACAGAATAAAGGAAAGCGGGTTCGAAGTTCACTCTTTATAGACTGACGGCGTCATCAATGCAAATGAAGGATGGGATAAAACTTGATTCCCGAATGGGTAGTTTACACTGACATATTTAACAAAATCGCAGTCTCTCTGATTCGTTTGTGTGGGACCCAATGTGGATCAGTCAGGATCTGCAAAGAAATGTGAAGTGGATGCTGATCCTGTTCCTGTCAGTCTGACTGAGGGAGATTTGTGTGTGTGACACGGCAAGTGACTGTGGTATTGGCTCGGTTTCCTTTTGCTCGTTGTGATGATGTGGGAGTGGAACGGTGTGTTTGCAGCTCCGCgtgtctgtttctggccctctgtatgGGCTGGAATTAACGCTGAACTTGTCACTTTGTGAAAAAAAACTTCAATCCATTTGAAATAGTGATTACATTTGTTGTCAAGTTACACGATCAACTGGAACCTGACCGTGAATGTTTTCGACACTTGGGGTTTATGTAACTCGTTCTCAATTGCATGGAgttgaagagaaatgaaaagaaaaagttTATATGTAATATTTTTTCTTGAGTCACGAGTTGAGTCCCGTCTTGACTGTGGGATGAATATATTTCTGAGACCTTGATTTATACTGCGTGCTTTGCAAGTACCTGCAGTGTAACTGAACCACGTCGCTGcactttttccagcaccacactcccgacacCAATCTGTGCCCGTCTATTTCTGGGATGTATTTTTGTAAACTCTCTTTCACAGTCTTTCCATGCCAGTATGTTACTGGACTGTAAACTCAAACCTTCTTAAGTGTAACTTGTTGTATTACCCCGTAGGTCTCATCCATTGACATAAAAATATGTTTCATGTCGTATCTACAATTTTGAATGTACCAGATACCACTTTGGACAGACTCAGGTAGGACTCACTACCCTCCACTCCCATACCCTGTGAAAATCAACTTCGGCAAATTGAAGTTGAGTTTGTAATTCTAACTCCAGAATTTCAATAAGGAATAACTCTTTGTACATTGTTACTGACAATATCTGCAATGTCACTGCTGTTATTATATCCTAACAATTTATTACTTTGCAAGTGACTCAGTATTTCattctgtaactgccagtttgttgtttctAATCTTGTGTTTACTCAGTTTCAGTCAATCATTGGCATGTCAGAGAGCAAATATTTCAACATCTCAAAGTTTCTGATGAAATGGATGGTTAATCTTTTTTCACTCCATCCCTGGTACGTCTCGGTAACTTATAACTGAATCGATTAGTATGTGATCTGTGACCACACATATCAGTAAGTTACAGATAAAGTGCATGGTGAATGATGCCTCCCAATTCCTGTCATGCAGATAGTGTCTTTGCATTAGTTATTAATTTCTTTCAGGCTTGTGTCACTTTAAATATCGCAGACCATTAGAAGCATGAGAAGTCTGTGGCATTTTCATCTGCCTGTGTGTACTCTGTCATGAAAAGAGATCACAAAGGCTTTAGTTATGATCTTCATCTCATTTTGATGTTTAGTGCACATAACCAAAGACTCTTATGTATCAAAAAAAGATATATGGCTACATTAGCATAAATTAAGCTGATAACCCAACCCTAACTGCTCTCTGTGGAACAGAACAAGGGGAGAACGTTCTACATTTCTTTTTGAGACAGAAAGCTTCGTGCTCAAACCTGTGTCCCTTACTCTGGATTCTCTCATGCGCAGTGACATACTCCCAGCATCAACTCTGGCAACTCTCTTCAGATCATTTTCTTTTGCCCTAAAGGTCATAAACTGTTCTTCAAATCACCAGTGAGAATATGCCCAACCATTTTATACTAACATTGAGAGCCTATATATCAATCTACAGCTCTAAGTTTCTGCAATGTGAATATGAGAGTGCAGGTATCACTTTGACCCAGTAAGATTCTGCTATGCGCATACTTGAGTGGAGTTATCACGTATACCTGTTGGTTTCTACAGTGTGAATATGTCAGTTTTTGCTCTGTGAATGTGATAGTTTAATTATCAATCTGTCCATGTCAGTTTCTGCATTGTTGAAATGTGAACATAATTATCAATGTCTACCTGACATCTTCTGCTAAGTGAACATGTGAGGGTCCGTACTGAAATATACTTGTCGCTTTCAGTGACATGAATGCATGAGTGTAGTTATCCATGTttccctgtcagtttctgctttgTGAATATGGAAGTGTAGTGTATTGATGTAGTTATACATCTGTACTAATGAAGGAGCTTTTaaccaaaacgtcaattctcctgctccttggatgcttccagacctgctgtgcttttccagcatcacactttcaaGTCTAATCTCCATCATCTACAGTCCTGACTTTTGCCCATccatctgtacc
It encodes the following:
- the LOC140470548 gene encoding histone H2B 1/2-like; translation: MVDEKKAQQTSKKGGKKIIKKAPAKGGKRRKRTRKESYGIYIYKVMKQVHPDTGISSKAMSIMNSFVNDIFERIAGEASRLAHYNKRSTISSREIQTAVRLLLPGELAKHAVSEGTKAVTKYTSSK